A segment of the Acetonema longum DSM 6540 genome:
GGGACCCGGATTCCAGGCTCATTACAGAATAAGCCCCCACATCTTCTTTTTTGCCGAACTGCCCCATCAACGCCATATATAGACCACCGTTGGTGTCGTTCACAGCCGCCACAATGGCCAGAACAGACAGTCCTGCGAAAAAACCCGAATCAATATATCCGTTTGGTATAAATTGAGATGCAACTATAGCGAGAATGGCGCCTGTCAAAATTTTTGCGCCTAACAATGCGCCGCCCTTTTTCAGAATTTGCGGAGTGGCCTTCAAATCAATGGTCGCACCCATGCAAACGTAGAACACTGCCAGAATCGATAAAGCGCCGCTCATCAGCGCACCGGTAAACGAACCGAACGTCTTGCCGAAGTCAGGAAGAAAGGTATTAACAAGTGCTCCCAAAAATAGTGGAACAATCATCATGCCACCAGGGATCTTTTCAATAGACGCTTTAATTTTCATAGGAAGTCTCCTCTTTGATAATTTTTACTTACGGGCACCGATGCTGGCGAGGGCAGCAAAGTTAATAGCGGCAATCATGCTGCCGCTATTGGCAATTCCTTTGCCGGCAATATCAAAGGCAGTTCCGTGATCAACTGAAGTGCGAAGAAACGGAAGCCCGACCGTCACATTGATTCCATTGTCAAAGCCAAGCAGTTTGATAGGGATATGTCCCTGATCATGATACATTACAACGACGATATCAAATTCTTTACGACAGGACGCACGATAGAATACGGTATCCGGAGCGATGGGGCCGGCAGCGGCAATTCCTGCTTTTTGCGCTTCTATAACTGCCGGTGCAATCTGATCAACGTCCTCCCGCCCGAACAGCCCGTTCTCGCCGGCATGGGCATTGAACCCGGCGACAGCAATGCGGGGTTGTTTCAGCCCCAGCAGGCGAAGCGTCCGGTCGGCAAGCTGAATAATACGCAGCACCCGATCCTTTTTGATCAAGGCTGCGGCTTCTATCATAGACACATGGGTGGTTACGTGGATGACCCGCAAATCATCTCCGGCGAGCATCATGGCATAATCTGCAGTATGAGTCAGCTCAGCAAAAATTTCCGTATGCCCCGGGAAATTATGTCCGCCTTTATGGAGTGCCTCCTTGTTGATAGGGGCCGTAACCACACTTGCTACGCGATTGTCCATCGCATGCCGAATCGCGGATTCGA
Coding sequences within it:
- a CDS encoding 2-keto-3-deoxygluconate permease, which encodes MKIKASIEKIPGGMMIVPLFLGALVNTFLPDFGKTFGSFTGALMSGALSILAVFYVCMGATIDLKATPQILKKGGALLGAKILTGAILAIVASQFIPNGYIDSGFFAGLSVLAIVAAVNDTNGGLYMALMGQFGKKEDVGAYSVMSLESGS
- the pdxA gene encoding 4-hydroxythreonine-4-phosphate dehydrogenase PdxA gives rise to the protein MEALNAQNPILAITMGDASGCGPEIIVKALASEAIYRQCRPIVFGDARRLQLAARIVKSVLHINRISSPCDGVYQYGTIDVLDFANIPEDLVFGKVDGRAGHAAYTYIESAIRHAMDNRVASVVTAPINKEALHKGGHNFPGHTEIFAELTHTADYAMMLAGDDLRVIHVTTHVSMIEAAALIKKDRVLRIIQLADRTLRLLGLKQPRIAVAGFNAHAGENGLFGREDVDQIAPAVIEAQKAGIAAAGPIAPDTVFYRASCRKEFDIVVVMYHDQGHIPIKLLGFDNGINVTVGLPFLRTSVDHGTAFDIAGKGIANSGSMIAAINFAALASIGARK